A part of Amycolatopsis lurida genomic DNA contains:
- a CDS encoding LapA family protein, translating to MSIFGQVWLWSLLAFVVGALLTWLVLVLPARKRIRELESSLATAHAETSRLPAGVSLGAGAAAVAGGTAYLAKPSHDELDEEFAAVEEPSKPAYPETLTEQEPAQQWTEPAEEPVKDEEPAEEPEHSSTQIFEPEEEYEAEYRTAPQPDPEPEPDAELAAERTQYIPAALPEPEPEPEPQPENPYVAAATDYLQPASQLDVEPEPEPEPQPSLPGEGPYRSRLEMQLDPEGAETQPEPVSLFSPASRVETEQAPVETNWFEREEELHDPPPAYAFGSDEEAKGGLLDSEPETPAEATQVLPKRTPRGAVRGGFEPPQPIQPSMRAIERREPELSGGQSGSLFEPAVQPGDAMPAPEPPPARQVAPVTESVPPGPFGPGSAMPRPGGGRPADDFAVKASVTALRYCTEDSPQFPKMVAEVWFRSAADAERVGFRPLT from the coding sequence ATGTCCATTTTCGGACAGGTTTGGCTGTGGAGTCTGCTGGCGTTCGTCGTCGGCGCGCTGCTCACCTGGCTGGTGCTGGTGCTCCCGGCGCGCAAGCGCATCCGTGAGCTGGAAAGCTCGCTGGCCACCGCGCACGCCGAGACGTCGAGACTGCCGGCCGGGGTGAGCCTCGGCGCGGGGGCGGCGGCCGTCGCCGGCGGGACCGCGTATCTCGCGAAGCCGTCGCACGACGAGCTGGACGAGGAGTTCGCGGCCGTCGAGGAGCCGTCGAAGCCCGCGTACCCCGAGACGCTCACCGAGCAGGAGCCCGCGCAGCAGTGGACCGAGCCTGCCGAGGAGCCGGTCAAGGACGAAGAGCCTGCCGAGGAGCCGGAGCACTCTTCGACGCAGATCTTCGAGCCCGAAGAAGAGTACGAGGCCGAGTACCGCACCGCGCCCCAGCCGGACCCCGAGCCCGAGCCTGACGCGGAGCTCGCTGCGGAGCGGACGCAGTACATCCCGGCGGCGTTGCCGGAGCCGGAGCCCGAACCCGAGCCGCAGCCCGAGAACCCGTACGTCGCCGCGGCGACCGACTACCTTCAGCCCGCCTCGCAGCTCGACGTCGAGCCGGAGCCGGAACCCGAGCCGCAGCCGTCCTTGCCGGGCGAGGGGCCGTACCGGTCCCGCTTGGAGATGCAGCTGGACCCCGAAGGCGCCGAGACGCAGCCGGAGCCGGTTTCGCTGTTCAGCCCCGCGTCGCGTGTGGAGACCGAGCAGGCCCCCGTCGAGACCAACTGGTTCGAGCGGGAAGAAGAGCTGCACGACCCGCCGCCCGCGTACGCCTTCGGTTCCGACGAAGAAGCGAAGGGCGGTCTCCTCGACTCGGAGCCCGAGACGCCCGCCGAAGCCACCCAGGTGCTGCCCAAGCGCACGCCGCGCGGTGCGGTGCGCGGGGGTTTCGAGCCGCCGCAGCCGATCCAGCCGTCCATGCGGGCGATCGAACGTCGTGAGCCGGAACTGTCCGGCGGGCAGAGCGGCTCGCTGTTCGAGCCCGCCGTCCAGCCCGGCGACGCGATGCCCGCCCCCGAGCCCCCGCCCGCGCGGCAGGTCGCTCCGGTGACGGAGTCCGTCCCGCCCGGCCCGTTCGGTCCCGGTTCGGCGATGCCACGGCCGGGCGGTGGCCGTCCCGCCGACGACTTCGCGGTCAAGGCCAGCGTGACCGCTCTGCGGTACTGCACGGAGGACTCGCCGCAGTTCCCGAAGATGGTCGCGGAGGTCTGGTTCCGCTCCGCCGCCGACGCGGAGCGAGTGGGCTTCCGACCCCTCACCTGA
- a CDS encoding Lrp/AsnC family transcriptional regulator — translation MNTIDQRIVSCLMANARSSYADIGKVVGLSAPAVKRRVDRLLETGVLRGFTAVVDPEALGWGTEAFVEMTCNGNITPARIRARLEPLPEVVAAYTVSGAADAIVHLRASDIHHLETALERLRGLEIVDRTVSTVVLSRLLERPPTPEA, via the coding sequence GTGAACACCATCGACCAGCGAATCGTTTCATGCCTGATGGCCAACGCGAGGTCCAGCTACGCCGACATCGGCAAGGTCGTCGGTCTGTCCGCGCCCGCGGTGAAGCGACGGGTCGACAGACTGCTCGAAACCGGGGTCCTGCGCGGCTTCACCGCGGTCGTCGACCCGGAGGCGCTGGGCTGGGGCACCGAGGCGTTCGTCGAGATGACCTGCAACGGCAACATCACCCCGGCCCGGATCCGCGCCCGGCTGGAGCCGTTGCCGGAGGTCGTCGCGGCGTACACGGTGTCGGGCGCGGCCGACGCGATCGTCCATCTGCGCGCCTCGGACATCCACCATCTGGAGACCGCGCTGGAACGGCTGCGCGGGCTGGAGATCGTCGACCGCACGGTGTCCACCGTCGTCCTGTCCCGGCTACTGGAGCGCCCGCCGACACCCGAAGCGTGA
- a CDS encoding enoyl-CoA hydratase, producing MTDQIRSSHDGGVAVLTIDAPATRNALTLDLSAQLAEAVSRAEADESVHALVITGAPPAFCAGADLDTLAGAKEDGLRAIYDGFLSVARCSLPTIAAVGGAAVGAGLNLALAADVRIVGPKAKFVARFLDLGIHPGGGMTWMIQRLVGPQKAAAMTLFGEVVGAEAAVECGLALRLADGDLVEAARELAKPAVGAPRDVLLATKRTLRHTSSLTDHSAAVDAEIAPQLASLTAPAFTERLARLRASMTGQ from the coding sequence GTGACCGATCAGATCCGCTCCAGCCACGACGGCGGCGTCGCCGTGCTCACCATCGACGCGCCCGCGACCCGCAACGCCCTGACGCTCGACCTCTCCGCGCAGCTGGCCGAGGCCGTTTCGCGCGCCGAAGCCGACGAAAGCGTCCACGCTCTGGTCATCACCGGCGCACCGCCGGCGTTCTGCGCGGGCGCCGATCTGGACACGCTCGCCGGCGCCAAGGAAGACGGGCTCCGCGCGATCTACGACGGATTCCTCTCGGTGGCGCGGTGTTCCCTCCCGACGATCGCCGCGGTCGGCGGTGCCGCCGTCGGCGCCGGACTGAACCTCGCGCTCGCCGCGGACGTCCGCATCGTGGGACCGAAGGCGAAATTCGTGGCCAGATTTCTCGATCTGGGCATCCATCCCGGCGGCGGGATGACGTGGATGATCCAGCGGCTCGTCGGCCCGCAGAAGGCAGCGGCGATGACGCTCTTCGGTGAAGTCGTCGGCGCCGAAGCCGCTGTCGAATGCGGGCTCGCGCTCCGGCTCGCCGACGGGGATCTGGTCGAGGCCGCCCGTGAACTGGCGAAACCCGCCGTCGGCGCGCCGCGCGACGTCCTTCTCGCGACGAAGCGCACGCTCCGGCACACCTCGTCGCTGACCGACCATTCTGCCGCCGTCGACGCCGAGATCGCACCGCAGCTGGCGTCACTCACCGCACCCGCGTTCACCGAACGGCTGGCCAGGCTGCGAGCGTCGATGACCGGCCAATGA
- a CDS encoding 2-oxoacid:ferredoxin oxidoreductase subunit beta codes for MTAIDLGIPTLGGLDLVPTETEPQKAKDYKSDQEVRWCPGCGDYVVLNAVQSFLPTLGLKRENIVFISGIGCSSRFPYYLNTYGMHSIHGRAPSIATGLATARPDLSVWVVTGDGDALSIGGNHLIHALRRNVNIKILLFNNRIYGLTKGQYSPTSGPGMVTKSTPMGSVDTPFNPLSLAIGAEASFVGRALDSDRKGLTEVLEAAAKHRGSALVEIYQNCPIFNDGAFDVLKDKDEAATRLIPLKAGEPIKFGPQGEYGVTRSGWAGLEVGKVANIGEENLVVHDPAIEDTSYAFALSRIGDQNLNHVPTGILRQVERPTYDDQARAQVAEAQAARKPDLQGLLRGKDTWTVVS; via the coding sequence GTGACCGCGATCGATCTGGGGATCCCCACCCTCGGCGGCTTGGACCTTGTGCCGACCGAGACCGAACCGCAGAAGGCGAAGGACTACAAGTCGGACCAGGAGGTCCGCTGGTGTCCCGGCTGCGGTGACTACGTCGTGCTCAACGCCGTGCAGTCGTTCCTGCCGACACTCGGCCTCAAGCGCGAGAACATCGTGTTCATCTCGGGTATCGGGTGCTCGTCCCGGTTCCCGTACTACCTGAACACCTATGGCATGCACTCGATCCACGGCCGGGCGCCGTCGATCGCGACCGGGCTCGCGACCGCGCGGCCCGATCTGTCGGTGTGGGTCGTCACCGGTGACGGCGACGCGCTGTCCATCGGCGGCAACCACCTCATCCACGCGTTGCGCCGCAACGTGAACATCAAGATCCTGCTGTTCAACAACCGGATCTACGGCCTCACGAAGGGCCAGTACTCGCCGACGTCCGGGCCGGGCATGGTCACGAAGTCGACCCCAATGGGCTCGGTCGACACCCCGTTCAACCCGCTTTCGCTGGCGATCGGCGCCGAGGCGTCGTTCGTGGGCCGCGCGCTCGACTCGGACCGCAAGGGTCTGACCGAGGTGCTGGAGGCCGCCGCGAAGCACCGCGGGTCGGCGCTGGTGGAGATCTACCAGAACTGCCCGATCTTCAACGACGGCGCCTTCGACGTCCTCAAGGACAAGGACGAGGCCGCGACCCGGCTCATCCCGCTGAAGGCGGGCGAGCCGATCAAGTTCGGGCCTCAGGGCGAATACGGGGTCACGCGAAGCGGCTGGGCCGGCCTGGAGGTCGGGAAGGTCGCGAACATCGGCGAGGAGAACCTCGTCGTGCACGACCCGGCGATCGAGGACACCTCGTACGCTTTCGCGCTTTCGCGGATCGGCGACCAGAACCTGAACCACGTGCCGACCGGCATCCTGCGGCAGGTCGAGCGGCCCACCTACGACGACCAGGCGCGCGCCCAGGTCGCGGAGGCCCAGGCCGCCCGCAAGCCCGACCTTCAGGGGCTGCTGCGCGGCAAGGACACCTGGACCGTCGTCAGCTAG
- a CDS encoding glycosyltransferase family 4 protein, translated as MSVLPGKALILVENLSVPFDRRVWQECQTLRDAGWEVHVICPQGTKRDTEAEVTIDGVHILRYPLKAATGGPAGYVQEYGSALWHTLRLARKVGRVDVVHACNPPDLLFLVALYLKRQGAKFIFDQHDLCPELYLSRFDRGEDFLYRAVCALERRTYKTADVVIATNESYKDVAVKRGGKSPDDVFVVRSAPVVERFHLVPAEPELKKGKPHLLAYLGVMGPQDGVDYALRALASLRDEVGRSDWHAVFIGSGDAFDAMVALSKELKLDDQVEFTGRISDEDLLRYLSSADVCLSPDPLNPLNDVSTMNKIMEYMAMSRPIVSFELREARVSAGEAALYAPANDEPEFAKLIAHLLDSPDQRAAMGELGRARVAGPLSWENSQKALLAAYAAAVR; from the coding sequence ATGTCGGTCTTGCCTGGTAAAGCTCTCATCCTCGTCGAGAACCTGTCCGTCCCCTTCGATCGCCGCGTCTGGCAGGAGTGCCAGACGCTTCGCGACGCAGGCTGGGAAGTCCACGTCATCTGTCCACAAGGGACGAAGCGGGACACCGAAGCCGAGGTCACCATCGACGGCGTCCACATCCTGCGGTACCCGCTGAAGGCCGCGACGGGTGGCCCGGCCGGGTACGTCCAGGAGTACGGCTCGGCGCTGTGGCACACGCTGCGGCTCGCCCGCAAGGTGGGCCGGGTGGACGTCGTGCACGCCTGCAACCCGCCGGACCTGCTGTTCCTTGTCGCGCTGTACCTCAAGCGCCAGGGCGCGAAGTTCATCTTCGACCAGCACGACCTCTGCCCCGAGCTGTATCTCTCGCGCTTCGACCGCGGCGAGGACTTCCTGTACCGCGCGGTCTGCGCGCTGGAGCGCCGCACCTACAAGACGGCCGACGTCGTCATCGCGACCAACGAGAGTTACAAGGACGTCGCCGTGAAACGCGGCGGCAAGTCGCCGGACGACGTCTTCGTCGTGCGCAGCGCGCCCGTGGTCGAGCGGTTCCACCTGGTTCCGGCCGAGCCCGAACTGAAGAAGGGCAAGCCGCATTTGCTGGCGTACCTCGGTGTGATGGGCCCGCAGGACGGCGTCGACTACGCCTTGCGCGCGCTCGCGTCGCTGCGGGACGAGGTCGGCCGCAGCGACTGGCACGCCGTGTTCATCGGCTCCGGCGACGCTTTCGACGCCATGGTGGCGTTGTCCAAGGAACTGAAGCTCGACGACCAGGTCGAGTTCACCGGCCGGATCTCCGACGAGGACCTGCTGCGCTACCTGTCCTCGGCCGACGTCTGCCTTTCGCCGGATCCGCTGAACCCGCTCAACGACGTGTCGACCATGAACAAGATCATGGAGTACATGGCGATGAGCCGTCCGATCGTGTCCTTCGAACTGCGGGAGGCCAGGGTTTCGGCCGGGGAGGCCGCCCTTTACGCCCCGGCGAACGACGAGCCGGAGTTCGCGAAGCTGATCGCGCATCTGCTCGACTCGCCGGACCAGCGGGCCGCCATGGGTGAGCTGGGACGGGCGCGCGTCGCCGGTCCGCTGTCGTGGGAGAACTCCCAGAAAGCCCTGCTCGCGGCCTATGCGGCCGCGGTCCGGTGA
- a CDS encoding 2-oxoacid:acceptor oxidoreductase subunit alpha — translation MSTSANGNGSLSAVRPTEVAKLDRVVIRFAGDSGDGMQLTGDRFTSEAAAFGNDLSTMPNFPAEIRAPQGTIPGVSSFQVHFADYDILTPGDRPDVLVAMNPAALKANVADVPAGGTIILNTDEFSKRNLVKVGYENDPLDDDTLSAYQVHRVAMSTLTRGALEETGLSKKDAERAKNMFALGLLSWMYHRPTEGTERFLREKFAKKADIAEANILAFRAGWNYGETTESFATTYEVAPAKLNQGTYRQITGNTALAYGLVAAGQQSGLQILLGTYPITPASDILHELSKHKNYGILTFQAEDEIAGIGAALGASYGGALGVTSTSGPGVALKSEAIGLAVMTELPLVVVDVQRGGPSTGLPTKTEQADLLQAMFGRNGESPVPIVAPLSPADCFDAALEATRIALKYRTPVFLLSDGAIANGSEPWLIPDVENLPDLRVEFATEPNAEDGSGEFWPYVRDPETLARAWAVPGAAGLQHRIGGLEKADKTGHISYDPDNHDKMVRLRQAKIDGIDVPDLVVDDPSGGKARVLALGWGSSYGPIGAACRRVRKDGMPIAQAHLRHLNPFPGNLGDVLRSYDTVVVPEMNLGQLSMLLRAKYLVDVKSYTKVAGLPFKAEELQGVFSEIITSTEGTK, via the coding sequence ATGAGCACGAGTGCGAACGGCAACGGCTCCTTGTCGGCCGTCAGGCCCACCGAGGTCGCCAAGCTGGACCGGGTGGTCATCCGGTTCGCCGGTGACTCCGGTGACGGCATGCAGCTGACGGGCGACCGGTTCACCTCCGAAGCGGCCGCCTTCGGCAACGACCTGTCGACCATGCCGAACTTCCCCGCGGAGATCCGCGCGCCGCAGGGCACCATCCCCGGCGTCTCGAGCTTCCAGGTGCACTTCGCCGACTACGACATCCTGACGCCGGGCGACCGGCCGGACGTCCTGGTCGCCATGAACCCCGCCGCGCTGAAGGCGAACGTCGCCGACGTCCCGGCGGGCGGGACGATCATCCTCAACACCGACGAGTTCTCGAAGCGGAACCTGGTCAAGGTCGGATACGAGAACGACCCCCTCGACGACGACACCCTTTCGGCCTATCAAGTCCACCGGGTGGCCATGTCGACGTTGACCAGAGGGGCGCTCGAAGAGACTGGACTGTCCAAAAAGGACGCCGAACGCGCGAAGAACATGTTCGCACTCGGGCTGCTCTCGTGGATGTACCACCGGCCGACCGAGGGCACGGAACGCTTCCTGCGCGAGAAGTTCGCCAAGAAGGCCGACATCGCCGAGGCCAACATCCTGGCCTTCCGCGCGGGCTGGAACTACGGCGAGACGACGGAGTCGTTCGCGACGACGTACGAGGTCGCGCCCGCGAAGCTGAACCAGGGCACGTACCGCCAGATCACCGGGAACACCGCGCTGGCGTACGGGCTGGTCGCCGCCGGGCAGCAATCCGGCTTGCAGATCCTGCTGGGCACGTACCCGATCACCCCGGCGTCGGACATCCTCCACGAGCTGTCCAAGCACAAGAACTACGGCATCCTCACCTTCCAGGCCGAGGACGAGATCGCCGGTATCGGCGCCGCGCTCGGCGCCTCGTACGGCGGCGCGCTGGGCGTCACCTCGACGTCCGGGCCCGGTGTCGCGCTGAAGTCCGAGGCCATCGGTCTCGCGGTGATGACCGAGCTGCCGCTGGTGGTCGTCGACGTCCAGCGCGGCGGCCCGTCGACCGGCCTGCCGACCAAGACCGAGCAGGCCGACCTGCTGCAGGCGATGTTCGGCCGCAACGGCGAATCCCCGGTGCCGATCGTCGCGCCGCTGTCCCCCGCCGACTGCTTCGACGCGGCGCTGGAGGCCACCCGGATCGCGCTGAAGTACCGCACCCCGGTGTTCCTGCTCTCGGACGGCGCGATCGCGAACGGCTCCGAGCCATGGCTGATCCCGGACGTCGAAAACCTGCCGGATCTGCGCGTGGAATTCGCCACCGAGCCGAATGCCGAGGACGGTTCCGGGGAATTCTGGCCGTATGTGCGTGACCCCGAGACCCTCGCCCGCGCGTGGGCGGTGCCGGGCGCCGCCGGGCTGCAGCACCGCATCGGCGGGCTGGAGAAGGCCGACAAGACCGGCCACATCTCCTACGACCCCGACAACCACGACAAGATGGTCCGCCTGCGCCAGGCCAAGATCGACGGCATCGACGTCCCGGACCTCGTCGTCGACGATCCGAGCGGCGGGAAGGCACGGGTGCTAGCGCTCGGCTGGGGTTCCTCCTACGGGCCCATCGGCGCCGCGTGCCGCCGGGTCCGCAAGGACGGCATGCCGATCGCGCAGGCACATCTGCGCCATCTCAACCCGTTCCCGGGCAACCTCGGCGACGTACTCCGTTCGTACGACACCGTCGTCGTCCCCGAAATGAACCTCGGACAGCTTTCGATGCTCCTGAGGGCCAAGTACCTCGTCGATGTGAAGTCGTACACGAAGGTCGCCGGGCTGCCCTTCAAGGCCGAAGAGCTGCAAGGCGTCTTCTCGGAGATCATCACCAGTACGGAGGGGACGAAGTGA
- the ddaH gene encoding dimethylargininase, whose amino-acid sequence MPELEQQPRVPTTRRYLMCPPRYFAVDYVINPWMDPSVPVSVDTAMAQWTELRDTYRRLGHTVEEIEAQPGLPDMVFAANSGTVVDGRVLGSRFRAPQRTAEAEHFRRWFVEHGYRDITMPEKINEAEGDFAWTGKVLLAGTGFRTDPAAHAEAQEVLGVPVVSLRLIDPSYYHLDTALFVLAEATDTTPAQIAYFPEAFSAGSRRVLERMFPDAVIADRADAECFGLNGVSDGRNVVLPVEATGLAARLTDRGYEVVFLDISELRKAGGGPKCCTLEIRK is encoded by the coding sequence ATGCCGGAACTGGAGCAGCAGCCCCGTGTACCCACGACGCGCCGCTACCTCATGTGCCCGCCGCGGTACTTCGCGGTGGACTACGTCATCAACCCCTGGATGGACCCGTCGGTCCCGGTCAGCGTCGACACCGCGATGGCGCAATGGACCGAACTCCGCGATACCTATCGGCGCCTCGGTCACACCGTCGAGGAGATCGAGGCCCAGCCAGGGCTGCCCGACATGGTGTTCGCCGCGAACTCCGGCACCGTCGTCGACGGTCGTGTCCTCGGTTCGCGGTTCCGCGCGCCGCAGCGCACCGCCGAGGCCGAGCACTTCCGCCGCTGGTTCGTCGAGCACGGCTACCGCGACATCACCATGCCCGAGAAGATCAACGAAGCCGAGGGCGACTTCGCGTGGACCGGCAAGGTCCTGCTCGCCGGCACCGGCTTCCGGACCGACCCGGCCGCGCACGCCGAAGCGCAGGAGGTCCTCGGTGTCCCGGTCGTGTCGCTGCGGCTGATCGACCCGAGCTATTACCACCTCGACACCGCGCTGTTCGTGCTCGCCGAGGCCACCGACACCACGCCCGCCCAGATCGCCTACTTCCCGGAGGCCTTCTCGGCCGGGTCGCGGAGGGTGCTGGAGCGGATGTTCCCGGACGCGGTAATCGCGGACCGGGCCGACGCGGAGTGCTTCGGCCTGAACGGGGTGTCCGACGGCCGCAACGTCGTTCTGCCGGTCGAGGCGACCGGATTGGCGGCGCGGCTGACCGACCGCGGCTACGAGGTCGTCTTCCTGGACATTTCCGAGCTCAGGAAGGCGGGCGGCGGCCCGAAGTGCTGCACCCTGGAGATCCGCAAGTAA
- a CDS encoding glycoside hydrolase family 75 protein encodes MRKLLLFSAMVVAAGLAPAATAAASPEAAPTAQQLLAKTTSCKQVSNGKYKTDEETGRTIAVCDAGSAVFWKADMDVDCDGQPTARCNKNTDPWFQDGTAYPRSDGKALIADQTPYVVVPSISSTWNFEKAGLKGAGSCAVIYNDKVLYTVIGDTGPKDIIGEASYAAAKALGINPDPKNGGVDSGVTYICFKNSKVSPIEDNGKSASVGQGLAAKFVQG; translated from the coding sequence ATGCGGAAACTCCTCTTGTTCTCGGCGATGGTGGTGGCCGCCGGGTTGGCTCCCGCGGCAACGGCCGCCGCATCACCGGAAGCGGCCCCGACCGCCCAGCAGTTGCTGGCGAAGACCACCAGCTGCAAACAGGTCTCGAACGGCAAATACAAGACCGACGAGGAAACCGGCCGGACCATCGCGGTCTGCGACGCGGGGAGCGCCGTGTTCTGGAAGGCCGACATGGACGTCGACTGCGATGGGCAGCCGACCGCGCGCTGCAACAAGAACACCGACCCGTGGTTCCAAGACGGCACCGCGTACCCGCGCTCCGACGGCAAGGCGCTGATCGCCGACCAGACGCCGTACGTCGTCGTGCCGAGCATCAGCAGCACGTGGAACTTCGAGAAGGCCGGCCTCAAGGGCGCCGGCTCGTGCGCGGTGATCTACAACGACAAGGTGCTCTACACCGTCATCGGCGACACCGGCCCGAAGGACATCATCGGCGAAGCGTCTTACGCGGCCGCGAAGGCGCTCGGGATCAACCCGGACCCGAAGAACGGCGGCGTCGACTCGGGCGTGACCTACATCTGCTTCAAGAACTCGAAGGTGTCGCCGATCGAGGACAACGGGAAGTCGGCCTCGGTCGGGCAGGGCCTGGCGGCGAAGTTCGTTCAGGGCTGA
- a CDS encoding polysaccharide deacetylase family protein, whose translation MVILAIGGVGRPVRALDPGENETWVTVEQFERVLDTVAGREDVGLTFDDGNSSDVEIALPRLVERDLTAEFFPLAGRIGQRGFLDADGLRELVEAGMSIGSHGWEHRDWRRLDDRNARRELETAPKLLADLSGKPVRAYAPPFGAYDRRVLSRLRRSGATRVYTTEGGAASRDGWLRPRIEVRHDVDQEWIDSVLGEREGLYRRAGRLMARVARLARF comes from the coding sequence ATGGTGATCCTGGCGATAGGCGGCGTGGGCAGGCCCGTGCGCGCGCTGGATCCCGGTGAAAACGAAACATGGGTGACGGTCGAACAGTTCGAGCGGGTGCTCGACACCGTGGCCGGACGCGAAGACGTCGGCCTCACGTTCGACGACGGCAACTCCTCGGACGTCGAGATCGCGCTCCCCAGGCTGGTGGAGCGCGATCTCACGGCCGAGTTCTTCCCGCTGGCAGGCCGGATCGGGCAGCGGGGTTTCCTCGACGCCGACGGCCTTCGCGAGCTGGTCGAGGCGGGCATGTCGATCGGCTCGCACGGCTGGGAGCACCGCGACTGGCGGCGGCTCGACGATCGGAACGCCCGGCGTGAACTGGAAACCGCGCCGAAACTGCTCGCGGACTTGAGCGGGAAACCCGTGCGCGCGTACGCGCCGCCGTTCGGCGCCTACGACCGGCGGGTGCTCAGCAGGCTCCGGCGTTCCGGCGCGACGAGGGTCTACACGACCGAAGGCGGCGCGGCTTCGCGCGACGGCTGGCTGCGGCCGCGGATCGAGGTGCGGCACGACGTCGACCAGGAGTGGATCGACAGTGTGCTCGGTGAGCGGGAAGGGCTGTACCGCCGAGCGGGACGGCTCATGGCGCGGGTCGCCAGGCTTGCCCGCTTTTGA
- a CDS encoding nucleotide sugar dehydrogenase — protein MKISVFGLGYVGCVSAACLAGRGHEVVGVDVNPVKIELVSSGKAPVVEERIGELTAEVVAAGKLRATTDVRQAIADSEVSLICVGTPSAPNGSLSTAFLERVAEEIGEALTTKTQRHTVVFRSTMLPGTCLDLLVPILEKSSGRTAGVDFGVAVNPEFLREGSSVKDFFDPPKTVIGELDAASGDVVAALYEGLPGEVFRVPIPVAEMTKYADNSFHGLKIGFANELGAICRALGLDSHQVIDVFLADRKLNISPAYLRPGFAFGGSCLPKDLRGLVYAAHRADVAVPILSHVLPSNDEHLQRAFDLVARTGKRKVGLFGLSFKPGTDDLRESPLVELAERLLGKGYDLRIYDANVSLSRLIGANREYIEGRLPHLGQLLAGSVGEVVDHAEVCLIGSTDPEVLAALPAGGGHTIIDLVRVPDADRRRAEEGYVGLAW, from the coding sequence ATGAAGATCAGTGTCTTCGGGCTCGGTTACGTCGGTTGCGTGTCGGCGGCGTGCCTTGCCGGACGCGGGCACGAGGTCGTCGGGGTCGACGTGAACCCGGTGAAGATCGAACTCGTCTCCAGCGGCAAGGCGCCGGTGGTCGAAGAGCGGATCGGGGAACTGACCGCGGAGGTGGTCGCCGCGGGCAAGCTGAGAGCGACGACCGACGTGAGACAGGCGATCGCGGACAGCGAAGTCTCCCTCATCTGCGTCGGTACCCCGTCGGCGCCGAACGGCAGCCTCTCGACGGCGTTCCTGGAGCGCGTCGCCGAGGAAATCGGCGAAGCGCTCACGACCAAGACGCAACGGCACACCGTCGTCTTCCGCAGCACCATGCTCCCCGGCACCTGCCTGGATCTGCTCGTCCCCATCCTCGAGAAGTCGTCCGGCCGCACCGCGGGCGTCGACTTCGGGGTCGCGGTGAACCCCGAGTTCCTGCGCGAGGGGAGCAGCGTCAAGGACTTCTTCGACCCGCCCAAGACCGTCATCGGCGAGCTCGACGCGGCCAGTGGCGACGTCGTCGCGGCGCTGTACGAAGGCCTTCCCGGCGAGGTCTTCCGCGTCCCGATCCCGGTCGCCGAGATGACGAAGTACGCCGACAATTCCTTCCACGGGCTCAAGATCGGCTTCGCGAACGAGCTCGGCGCGATCTGCCGGGCGCTGGGGCTCGACTCGCATCAGGTGATCGACGTCTTCCTCGCCGACCGCAAGCTCAACATCAGCCCCGCCTACCTCCGCCCCGGGTTCGCCTTCGGCGGCTCGTGCCTCCCCAAGGATCTGCGCGGCCTGGTCTACGCCGCGCACCGCGCGGACGTCGCCGTCCCGATCCTGTCGCATGTGCTGCCCTCCAACGACGAACACCTCCAGCGTGCCTTCGATCTGGTGGCGCGCACCGGGAAACGCAAGGTCGGCCTGTTCGGCCTGTCGTTCAAACCCGGCACCGACGACCTCCGGGAGAGCCCGCTCGTCGAACTCGCCGAGCGCCTGCTCGGCAAGGGGTACGACCTCCGCATCTACGACGCCAACGTCAGCCTTTCGCGGCTGATCGGCGCGAACCGTGAGTACATCGAGGGCAGGTTGCCGCATCTCGGCCAGCTGCTCGCCGGCTCCGTCGGCGAGGTCGTCGATCACGCCGAGGTCTGCCTCATCGGCTCCACCGATCCGGAGGTCCTCGCGGCCCTCCCGGCGGGCGGCGGCCACACCATCATCGATCTCGTCCGCGTACCCGACGCCGACCGTCGCCGGGCTGAAGAGGGATATGTCGGTCTTGCCTGGTAA